The following proteins come from a genomic window of Melospiza melodia melodia isolate bMelMel2 unplaced genomic scaffold, bMelMel2.pri scaffold_28, whole genome shotgun sequence:
- the LOC134433849 gene encoding olfactory receptor 14A16-like, which yields LHTPMFFFLLNLALSDLGSICTTVPKAMHNSLWHTRVISYTGCAAQVFFFIFFLATEFSLLTVMCYDRYVSICKPLHYRTLLGSRTCAHMAAAAWACGFLYALMQTANTFSLPLCHGNALDQFFCEIPYILKLSCSKYYLRELGLIVVGASLGFGCFVFIVFSYVQIFRVVLRIPSEQGQHKAFSTCLPHLAVVSLFLSTSFFAYLKPPSISSPSLDLTLSVLYSVVPPALNPLIYSLRNKELKAAMGRLMTGWFPEH from the coding sequence ctgcacacacccatgttcttcttcctgctcaacctggccctcagcgacctgggctccatctgcaccactgtccccaaagccatgcacaattccctctggcacaccagggTCATTTCCTACAcgggatgtgctgcacaggtgtttttctttatcttcttccttgcaacagaattttcccttctgaccgtcatgtgctacgaccgctacgtgtccatctgcaaacccctgcactataggaccctcctgggcagcagaacttgtgcccacatggcagcagctgcctgggcctgtggctttctctatgctctcatgcaaacagccaatacattttccctgcccctgtgccatggcaatgcgctggaccagttcttctgtgaaatcccatacatcctcaagctctcttgctccaaatactacctcagggaacttgggctcattgtggttggtgcatccttaggttttggttgttttgtgttcattgttttttcctatgtgcagatcttcagggttgtgctgaggatcccctctgagcagggacagcacaaagccttttccacctgcctccctcacctggcggtggtctccctgtttctcagcacctcattttttgcctacctgaaacccccttccatctcctccccatccttggatctCACCctatcagttctgtactcagtggtgcctccagccctgaaccccctaatctacagcctgaggaacaaggagctcaaggctgcaatggggagactgatgactggatggtttccaGAACATTAA